A genomic window from Gossypium hirsutum isolate 1008001.06 chromosome D10, Gossypium_hirsutum_v2.1, whole genome shotgun sequence includes:
- the LOC107914689 gene encoding clathrin interactor EPSIN 2 isoform X7, which translates to MIGMVDIQIQTVVMEIATAEIMKIAMAGMVTGMMTTKVEVQVLMVINMAPEVGALIETVLLMMMVIHHGAAMLELMIILRMEGNPERHEQKFSEQNNGAPPSYEAVNESHSPVHSERDGETSVAAAPRSSSPPASNNPNLATSDFGTIFVIYTPLFVCSSGVSLIMVVLCSSNKNLVDVVTFCLNNHHAKSASAGAPVSTPAPAPPTASTSSEIDLLGALSDSWAVVPTLSETPAAEADAHAKGSIPSFAANPSASNSGNQGFDDPFGDGPFKAFPSGDAASAQQQISTPATTFQATMSQIMEASQPPSVKSEIVTGFDFGESFSASAYSTLNASNSQPPSGNSLFLPQDLSDPNQEDDILAEILPPSGPANDVASHTVFSAPSSQSSLPVATYGQHAQSGANMYQPAQPSANPYGQLAQPSANPYGQNGQPSANPYGQPAQPSANPYGQNGQPSANPYGQPAQPSANPYGQNGHSSANPYGQPVQPSANPYSQNGQPSANPYGLPAQPSANPYGQSSANPYGQPTQPNAIPYGQSAQPNANPYGQPAQPNANPYSQPVQVHANPYGQPAQPNANPYSQPTQPNANPYSQPTQPNANPYGQPVQPSANPYAQPTQSVSAAPQIPGSAAQSSNGSLMIGSNGPLCSQMAAQPPSPAAPATQFNTGSFISQQGSAVPVESQSAPQTTNDSGAHNNSDVLGGFFSQPGSNTSVAPQTATPSSIGALAIVPQPSKDKFEPKSAVWADTLSRGLVNLNISGPKTNPLSDIGVDFDAINRKEKRLEKPAPTAVTSTVTMGKAMGSGSGIGRAGASVLRAPANPMVGSGMGMGMGGGPVGGVGMRGYGGMNQQPMGMGMGMNMGMNPGMGMNNMGMNPGMGMSNMGMNPGMGMSNMGMNPGMGMSSMGMNQGMGMNMGMNPGMGMNNMGMNRGMEMNNIGMSAGMGMNMGMGQATHMQSQSGMPGGYNPMMGSSAYSQQPHGGDGGYR; encoded by the exons ATGATCGGTATGGTAGATATACAGATTCAAACAGTCGTGATGGAGATCGCTACAGCCGAGATAATGAAGATCGCTATGGCAGGGATGGTTACAGGGATGATGACTACAAAGGTAGAAGTACAAGTGTTGATGGTGATCAATATGGCACCAGAAGTAGGAGCTCTGATAGAGACCGTGCttttgatgatgatggtgattcaTCACG GGGCAGCAATGCTAGAGCTGATGATTATTCTCAGGATGGAAGGTAACCCTGA GCGGCATGAGCAGAAGTTCTCTGAACAAAATAATGGTGCTCCTCCTAGTTATGAAGCAGTAAATGAATCTCATAGTCCTGTCCATAGTGAAAG GGATGGAGAAACTTCAGTAGCAGCTGCTCCCAGGTCATCTTCTCCTCCTGCTAGCAATAATCCTAACCTAGCAACGTCTGATTTTG GTACTATATTTGTAATATATACACCATTGTTTGTATGTTCCAGTGGTGTTTCCTTGATCATGGTTGTTTTATGCTCATCCAATAAGAACTTAGTTGATGTGGTGACGTTTTGCTTGAACAATCACCATGCAAAAT CTGCCTCTGCCGGTGCTCCTGTTTCTACACCTGCCCCTGCTCCTCCCACTGCTTCAACCAGTTCTGAAATAGACTTACTCGGTGCACTGTCAGATTCATGGGCGGTTGTGCCAACTCTATCTGAAACCCCTGCTGCTGAGGCTGATGCCCATGCTAAAGGTTCTATACCCTCCTTTGCTGCTAATCCATCAGCATCTAACTCCGGAAATCAG GGTTTTGATGATCCATTTGGTGATGGTCCATTTAAAGCTTTCCCTTCAGGGGATGCTGCCTCAGCTCAGCAACAAATATCGACTCCCGCGACTACTTTCCAGGCTACAATGAGCCAAATTATGGAAGCATCTCAGCCACCTTCTGTAAAATCTGAGATTGTCACAGGCTTTGACTTCGGGGAATCATTCTCTGCCAGTGCTTACTCCACTCTCAATGCCTCAAACAGTCAACCTCCCTCAGGAAATTCACTGTTTTTGCCTCAAGATTTGTCGGATCCAAATCAGGAAGATGATATATTGGCAGAAATCCTTCCACCCTCTGGACCTGCAAATGATGTAGCTTCACATACAGTCTTTTCAGCACCATCCAGCCAATCATCACTACCTGTAGCTACTTATGGCCAGCATGCACAATCAGGTGCTAATATGTACCAACCCGCGCAGCCAAGTGCGAATCCATATGGCCAGCTTGCTCAGCCCAGTGCTAATCCATATGGCCAAAATGGGCAACCAAGTGCTAATCCCTATGGCCAGCCTGCGCAGCCCAGTGCTAATCCATATGGCCAAAATGGGCAACCAAGTGCTAATCCCTATGGCCAGCCTGCGCAGCCCAGTGCTAACCCATATGGCCAAAATGGGCACTCAAGTGCTAATCCCTATGGCCAGCCTGTGCAGCCCAGTGCTAACCCATACAGCCAAAACGGGCAGCCAAGTGCTAATCCCTATGGCCTGCCTGCGCAACCCAGTGCAAACCCATATGGCCAGTCAAGTGCTAATCCCTATGGCCAGCCAACACAACCAAATGCTATTCCTTATGGTCAATCTGCACAACCAAATGCTAATCCGTATGGTCAACCTGCACAACCAAATGCTAATCCATACAGCCAACCTGTACAGGTACATGCTAATCCATATGGCCAACCTGCTCAGCCGAATGCTAATCCATACAGCCAGCCTACACAGCCGAATGCTAATCCATACAGCCAGCCTACACAGCCGAATGCTAATCCATACGGCCAACCTGTACAGCCAAGTGCTAATCCATATGCCCAACCCACACAGTCTGTATCTGCAGCCCCTCAAATTCCAGGATCTGCTGCTCAGAGCAGCAATGGGAGCTTAATGATAGGTTCTAATGGTCCTCTCTGTTCACAAATGGCTGCTCAACCTCCAAGTCCTGCTGCACCAGCTACTCAGTTTAACACTGGAAGCTTTATTTCACAGCAGGGTTCTGCTGTGCCAGTTGAGTCGCAGAGTGCTCCTCAAACCACAAACGATTCAGGTGCACATAATAACAGTGATGTCCTGGGAGGCTTTTTTTCACAACCAGGATCGAACACTTCAGTGGCGCCACAGACTGCTACTCCCTCATCAATAGGAGCACTTGCTATAGTTCCGCAACCCTCGAAGGATAAATTTGAGCCCAAGTCAGCAGTTTGGGCTGATACATTGAGCAGAGGACTGGTCAATTTGAATATATCTGGAC CTAAAACAAACCCACTGTCTGATATTGGAGTTGACTTTGATGCTATTAATCGGAAGGAAAAGAGGTTGGAAAAGCCTGCCCCAACTGCAGTAACGTCTACTGTCACAATGGGTAAAGCTATGGGATCTGGTTCTGGAATTGGCCGTGCTGGTGCTAGTGTTCTCAGAGCTCCAGCAAATCCTATGGTGGGTTCCGGCATGGGTATGGGAATGGGTGGTGGTCCTGTTGGAGGTGTTGGCATGAGAGGCTACGGTGGTATGAATCAACAACCTATGGGCATGGGAATGGGGATGAACATGGGTATGAACCCAGGCATGGGGATGAACAACATGGGCATGAATCCAGGCATGGGGATGAGCAATATGGGCATGAATCCAGGCATGGGGATGAGCAATATGGGCATGAATCCAGGCATGGGGATGAGCAGTATGGGCATGAATCAAGGCATGGGGATGAACATGGGCATGAATCCAGGCATGGGGATGAACAACATGGGCATGAATCGAGGCATGGAGATGAACAATATAGGCATGAGCGCAGGCATGGGGATGAACATGGGAATGGGGCAGGCAACCCACATGCAATCACAAAGTGGGATGCCTGGCGGTTACAACCCTATGATGGGTTCCAGTGCCTACTCTCAACAGCCACATGGTGGTGATGGTGGTTACCGGTGA